Proteins encoded in a region of the bacterium genome:
- the rsmB gene encoding 16S rRNA (cytosine(967)-C(5))-methyltransferase RsmB produces the protein MPLKSKTNPRRLAWDILNQKGEPKVWVEDLLTRRLLQSNLSQLDQKLCRELCFGVIKMQGYLDYALNRLLKDPEKTPDKVKMILRLGAYQLLCLDKIPAHAAVHETVAMAKTMLPAGQVKMVNAILREITRRGAPALPDRLKTPIIYLAVRHSFPGYIVSRWVGRFGFERAEAMLQQANTPPPLTARINMTVGTAAQAGERLQSQGLEVQSGDLPTAILLSKNQATPGSILEKNTDWIYFQDQASQMIGWLVNPPAQGTCLDMCAAPGGKATHLAELLNHQGRVLAYDVSEKKRQRIQENAQRLGLDNLSVIAELDDSIAVDRVLVDAPCSGLGTLRRHVETRRRLQEKDHQRLAKIQLTLLNRAAGFVKPGGHLIYATCTTEPEENEDVIKIFLAGHAGFSVLPGPGREGIPAATYWGKDGFFRTFPRTTGMDAMFAARLIRQT, from the coding sequence ATGCCATTGAAAAGCAAGACCAATCCCCGCAGGCTGGCCTGGGATATTTTAAATCAAAAGGGTGAACCCAAAGTCTGGGTGGAAGACCTGCTAACCCGGCGCTTACTGCAAAGCAACCTGTCTCAGTTGGATCAGAAATTGTGTCGGGAATTATGCTTTGGCGTGATCAAAATGCAGGGTTATCTGGATTACGCACTCAACCGGTTATTGAAAGATCCTGAAAAAACACCGGATAAGGTAAAAATGATTTTGCGGCTGGGTGCCTATCAGCTGCTCTGTTTGGATAAAATTCCCGCCCACGCAGCGGTACATGAAACCGTTGCCATGGCCAAGACCATGCTGCCCGCCGGACAGGTCAAGATGGTCAATGCGATTTTGCGGGAAATCACGCGGCGCGGCGCCCCGGCCTTGCCGGACCGTCTCAAAACACCGATTATCTATTTGGCAGTACGGCATTCTTTTCCGGGCTACATTGTTTCACGCTGGGTTGGACGGTTTGGTTTTGAGCGCGCGGAAGCCATGCTGCAACAAGCCAATACACCGCCTCCCTTGACAGCCCGTATCAATATGACCGTCGGGACAGCGGCGCAGGCCGGCGAACGTTTGCAGTCGCAGGGACTGGAGGTTCAATCCGGTGATTTGCCGACCGCAATTTTACTTTCCAAAAATCAAGCGACCCCGGGAAGCATCCTGGAAAAAAATACGGACTGGATTTATTTTCAGGACCAGGCATCACAAATGATCGGCTGGCTGGTGAATCCACCGGCCCAGGGAACCTGTCTGGATATGTGTGCCGCACCTGGGGGCAAGGCAACCCATTTGGCGGAATTGCTGAATCATCAGGGACGTGTTTTAGCCTATGATGTTTCCGAAAAAAAGCGTCAACGAATTCAGGAGAATGCGCAACGGCTTGGATTGGACAATCTTTCGGTCATAGCGGAGCTGGACGATTCCATTGCTGTTGACCGGGTATTGGTGGATGCGCCCTGCTCGGGTTTGGGAACCTTGCGCAGGCATGTTGAGACCCGCCGGCGTTTGCAGGAAAAAGACCACCAACGTCTGGCCAAAATCCAGTTAACCCTTTTAAATCGGGCGGCCGGTTTTGTGAAACCGGGCGGTCATCTTATTTATGCAACCTGTACCACCGAACCGGAGGAAAATGAAGATGTTATAAAAATATTTTTAGCCGGTCATGCCGGATTTTCCGTGCTTCCCGGACCCGGCCGGGAGGGTATTCCGGCAGCAACCTATTGGGGAAAAGACGGGTTTTTTAGAACATTTCCGCGAACCACAGGCATGGATGCCATGTTTGCGGCCCGGTTGATACGGCAAACGTGA
- a CDS encoding PilZ domain-containing protein: protein MEKASLSFDKRKHPRIKVTIPIQYKVINETEEAASILEEKKMSLAGDSKNVSAEGLFLVSERLLEKGDILKIEVVLPTAAKPVRAFSEVIWVSDHSVPDGVHGAGIYFMALRDEDADVIGQFIADSLKKNPGDIEN from the coding sequence ATGGAAAAAGCATCTTTGTCTTTTGATAAAAGAAAGCATCCACGCATCAAAGTAACCATCCCAATCCAATATAAAGTGATTAATGAGACGGAAGAAGCAGCCAGCATCCTGGAAGAAAAAAAAATGTCCCTGGCGGGAGATTCGAAGAATGTGTCTGCGGAGGGATTATTTCTGGTAAGCGAGCGCTTGCTGGAAAAGGGAGATATTCTCAAAATCGAAGTGGTCCTGCCCACGGCGGCCAAACCGGTGCGGGCTTTTTCAGAGGTTATCTGGGTTTCCGATCACAGCGTACCGGACGGCGTACATGGCGCCGGTATTTATTTTATGGCTTTGCGGGATGAAGATGCCGATGTCATCGGTCAATTTATTGCTGATTCTTTAAAGAAAAATCCCGGGGATATTGAGAACTAG
- the mnmG gene encoding tRNA uridine-5-carboxymethylaminomethyl(34) synthesis enzyme MnmG: protein MKKSYDVIIIGGGHAGIEASAAAARIGCRVLLITHSLEKIGELSCNPAIGGIGKGQLVKEVDALGGLMGRIADAACIQFRRLNTNRGAAVQSSRMQVDMDVYRLAAQQELHRISGLEILAKEVVRINVEKGKTTGVVLSDDTVMAARTVVITPGTFFHGLMHIGTQKEPGGRLGDPASTLLPENLTQYGIRMGRFKTGTTPRLDGKTIDFSKLVEQPGDTLYVPFSMTGSEAPQLKQVSCHIGHTHEKTHEIIRDNLEQSALYSGQITGTGVRYCPSVEDKIVRFPDRESHHVFVEPEGLSADRYYPNGISNSLPLEIQKEMVHSIAGLEHAGIVQTGYGIEHDYVDPTQLSATLECKTIGGLFFAGQINGTTGYEEAAAQGLMAGINAAHLVKGKPLFVIDRSQGYIGVLIDDLVTKGTNEPYRMFTSRVEYRLVIREDNADERLTPLGHKLGLIPDEVFQNYLERVRKINAERSRLAMTRIVADEQSDALLSSCGTAPFTRTITLLELLRRPEIRYAELAQLDEVSAQIPRRIRESVEVSVKYEGYINRQSKEIEKFKYLENIRIPKNFIYKNLPGISLEVAEKLTKMQPGNLGQAGRISGITPGAISQLIYHIGKQRTSGV from the coding sequence ATGAAAAAGTCTTATGATGTTATTATTATTGGCGGCGGTCACGCCGGTATCGAAGCGAGTGCTGCGGCAGCCAGGATCGGATGCCGCGTTCTATTAATCACCCATTCCCTGGAAAAAATTGGCGAGCTCAGTTGTAATCCGGCGATCGGCGGCATCGGCAAAGGCCAATTGGTAAAAGAGGTTGACGCCCTGGGTGGATTGATGGGCCGTATTGCAGATGCCGCCTGCATCCAGTTTCGGCGACTCAACACCAATCGCGGTGCTGCCGTTCAATCCTCCCGTATGCAGGTGGATATGGATGTCTATCGTCTGGCCGCCCAGCAGGAATTACACCGGATTTCAGGTTTGGAAATTCTTGCCAAAGAAGTTGTGCGTATCAACGTTGAAAAGGGAAAGACCACCGGTGTTGTTCTGTCGGATGATACTGTCATGGCGGCTAGGACGGTCGTGATCACGCCGGGAACTTTTTTTCACGGGTTGATGCACATTGGCACGCAGAAAGAACCCGGCGGACGCTTGGGTGATCCTGCCTCGACACTGCTTCCGGAAAATCTTACCCAATACGGTATTCGGATGGGGCGTTTTAAAACCGGGACCACGCCGCGTTTGGATGGAAAGACCATTGATTTTTCAAAATTGGTGGAACAACCCGGGGATACATTGTATGTGCCGTTTTCCATGACAGGTTCGGAAGCACCGCAGCTTAAGCAGGTTTCCTGTCATATCGGGCATACCCATGAAAAAACCCATGAAATTATTCGTGACAATCTGGAGCAATCAGCGCTTTATTCAGGTCAGATAACCGGGACCGGTGTGAGGTATTGTCCTTCGGTAGAGGATAAAATTGTCCGATTTCCGGACCGGGAGAGTCATCATGTTTTCGTAGAGCCGGAAGGACTTTCGGCCGACCGCTATTATCCCAATGGTATTTCCAACAGCCTTCCGCTGGAGATACAAAAAGAGATGGTTCATTCAATTGCGGGATTGGAGCACGCCGGGATTGTTCAGACGGGATATGGTATTGAGCATGATTATGTGGACCCCACCCAATTGAGTGCGACCCTGGAATGCAAGACCATTGGGGGATTATTTTTTGCCGGGCAGATCAATGGCACCACCGGATATGAGGAAGCAGCGGCTCAGGGGTTGATGGCAGGGATCAATGCCGCTCATCTGGTTAAAGGCAAGCCGCTATTTGTGATCGACCGTTCTCAAGGCTATATTGGTGTTTTAATTGATGATCTGGTCACCAAGGGCACCAATGAACCGTACCGCATGTTCACCTCGCGGGTGGAATACCGGTTGGTGATTCGGGAAGACAATGCGGATGAGAGACTGACGCCCCTGGGACACAAGCTGGGACTTATCCCGGATGAGGTATTTCAAAACTATTTGGAGCGGGTCCGGAAAATCAATGCAGAACGGAGCCGGCTGGCGATGACCCGTATTGTGGCGGATGAACAAAGTGATGCGCTACTTAGCAGCTGCGGGACCGCGCCTTTTACCCGGACCATTACATTGCTGGAATTGTTGCGTCGACCGGAAATTCGGTATGCGGAACTGGCGCAATTGGACGAGGTATCAGCGCAAATACCACGCCGGATTCGAGAGAGTGTTGAAGTCAGTGTCAAGTATGAGGGTTACATCAACCGTCAGTCGAAAGAAATTGAAAAATTTAAATATTTGGAGAATATTCGTATTCCGAAGAATTTCATCTATAAAAATCTCCCCGGAATTTCTTTGGAAGTGGCGGAGAAGTTGACAAAGATGCAGCCGGGCAATCTGGGCCAGGCAGGGCGCATCTCCGGGATTACACCCGGTGCGATTTCCCAATTGATTTATCATATTGGGAAACAACGCACGTCAGGCGTTTGA
- a CDS encoding TIGR01212 family radical SAM protein (This family includes YhcC from E. coli K-12, an uncharacterized radical SAM protein.) yields MMEKPRYRTFSAYLKERFKEPVRKIGLHAGFTCPNRDGSISEAGCIFCEPQTFSPHAVSQPRPLVQQIREGIAQGKRKGIHAFMAYFQAYTNTYGSVRQLKEIYDVVYEFPEICAMAIGTRPDCVDDAILELIHTYTKRYEVWLEYGLQSMHDTTLRAVNRGHGFEAFLKAVTMTRRFSGIQICAHVILGLPGEGAKQELETADALAQLKLEAVKLHPLYVVRETALAKQYQAGRYQPLTLADYTARLVGFLERLHPEMVIQRLTADCSADDLVAPQWILDKAGVIQAIRKTQQLQNSWQGKACGVFGK; encoded by the coding sequence ATGATGGAAAAGCCCCGCTATCGAACCTTTTCAGCATATCTCAAGGAACGCTTCAAAGAACCGGTCAGAAAAATTGGTTTGCATGCCGGGTTTACCTGTCCCAACCGGGACGGCAGTATTTCTGAGGCAGGTTGTATTTTTTGTGAACCGCAGACATTTTCTCCCCACGCCGTTTCTCAACCGCGTCCCTTGGTCCAACAGATTCGCGAAGGCATTGCCCAGGGGAAACGCAAAGGGATTCACGCCTTCATGGCGTATTTTCAAGCGTATACCAACACGTATGGAAGTGTGCGCCAGCTTAAGGAAATTTATGATGTGGTATATGAATTTCCCGAAATTTGCGCCATGGCCATTGGGACACGCCCGGATTGTGTTGATGATGCTATTTTGGAATTGATTCATACCTATACCAAGCGCTATGAAGTTTGGCTGGAATATGGGTTGCAAAGCATGCATGACACGACCCTGAGAGCGGTGAATCGGGGGCATGGGTTTGAGGCGTTTTTAAAAGCAGTCACGATGACCCGTCGATTTTCCGGTATTCAGATATGTGCGCATGTTATATTAGGACTGCCCGGCGAAGGCGCCAAGCAGGAGCTCGAAACTGCTGATGCCCTCGCCCAGCTTAAGCTGGAAGCGGTGAAACTTCATCCCCTGTATGTGGTTCGCGAAACCGCGCTGGCCAAACAGTATCAGGCAGGCCGTTATCAGCCGTTGACACTTGCGGACTATACAGCGCGCCTGGTCGGTTTTTTAGAACGGCTTCACCCGGAAATGGTGATTCAGCGCCTGACTGCAGACTGCAGTGCGGATGACCTGGTGGCACCCCAATGGATTCTGGATAAAGCCGGGGTAATTCAGGCGATCCGGAAAACTCAGCAATTGCAGAATAGTTGGCAGGGAAAAGCCTGCGGTGTATTTGGAAAATAA
- a CDS encoding ribonuclease HI family protein codes for MKKALLACDGGARGNPGPAGAGAVLRTLEGDMIAQAYSFLGATTNNVAEYQGILLGLDLALKNKIEHLEIRLDSELVVKQLRGEYKVRHPGLQPLWYQARQMLTRFSKWNLAHIPREMNKEADRLVNEAIDENLHN; via the coding sequence ATGAAAAAAGCACTTTTAGCTTGTGACGGCGGGGCGCGCGGCAATCCCGGACCTGCCGGTGCCGGTGCGGTTTTGCGGACCCTGGAGGGAGACATGATTGCACAAGCGTACAGTTTTTTGGGCGCAACCACCAACAATGTCGCTGAATACCAGGGAATACTGCTGGGTCTGGACTTGGCACTGAAAAACAAAATTGAGCACCTTGAGATCCGGCTTGATTCTGAATTGGTTGTCAAGCAACTGCGGGGAGAGTACAAAGTCAGACATCCCGGCCTCCAGCCGTTATGGTATCAGGCGCGGCAGATGCTTACCCGGTTTTCCAAGTGGAACCTTGCACACATTCCCCGCGAAATGAACAAAGAAGCGGATCGTTTGGTCAACGAAGCCATTGATGAAAATTTGCACAATTAA
- a CDS encoding zinc metalloprotease HtpX gives MWNMFKTFLLLLGMTLLLLWIGNRMGGANGMMIALGFAVVINFGTYWFSDKIVLKLYRARQPQSNEKHVAEIVRNLSAQANLPMPNVMVVDNAVPNAFATGRNPAHAVVAVTTGILGILNERELTAVLAHELTHVKNRDILISAVAATLAGAIVMLARFAFWFGGSRDRNLVGLLLTMIIGPLAAILIQMAVSRSREYAADRGAGLLTNRPEDLVHALEKLQASVKRQPMQENAASNATAHMFIVNPFKRGGLASLFSTHPTLEQRAGRLQELARELQGVPKGH, from the coding sequence ATGTGGAATATGTTTAAGACATTTTTATTATTGTTGGGGATGACCCTGTTGCTCTTGTGGATCGGTAATCGCATGGGCGGCGCCAACGGGATGATGATTGCGCTGGGTTTTGCCGTAGTTATTAATTTTGGAACCTATTGGTTTTCCGATAAAATTGTTTTAAAACTCTATCGTGCGCGGCAACCTCAGAGCAATGAAAAACATGTTGCGGAAATCGTGAGGAACCTTTCGGCTCAGGCCAATCTGCCGATGCCAAACGTCATGGTGGTTGACAATGCCGTTCCGAACGCTTTTGCTACAGGCAGGAATCCGGCGCATGCGGTGGTGGCCGTGACCACTGGAATTTTAGGGATATTAAATGAACGCGAACTCACGGCGGTGCTGGCGCATGAATTGACCCATGTGAAAAACCGCGATATTTTAATCAGTGCGGTTGCGGCAACCCTGGCCGGCGCGATTGTTATGCTGGCACGGTTTGCTTTTTGGTTCGGCGGCAGCCGCGACCGTAATTTGGTGGGATTGTTGTTGACCATGATTATTGGACCGTTGGCCGCAATTTTGATTCAGATGGCGGTTTCGCGTTCGCGGGAATATGCGGCAGATCGCGGCGCCGGGCTTTTAACCAACCGTCCCGAGGACCTGGTTCATGCATTGGAAAAATTGCAGGCATCCGTCAAGCGGCAGCCTATGCAGGAAAACGCCGCATCCAATGCCACCGCGCATATGTTTATTGTGAATCCTTTCAAACGGGGCGGATTGGCATCACTTTTTTCCACCCATCCTACCTTAGAGCAACGCGCCGGGCGCTTGCAGGAATTGGCCCGCGAGCTGCAAGGTGTGCCCAAGGGACACTGA